Proteins from a single region of Sporosarcina sp. P33:
- a CDS encoding amidohydrolase family protein, with protein MKKFINATIYGDSESREFLVENGQFKEIGNDLHGADEVIDLQGRLVLPPYVDPHLHLDYIFSGLGEGNANVSGTLFEGIQRWSDNKKSLTEVMVRERAIKGIQKELSKGVQFIRTHVDITDPNLTGMKALVKLRDELKDIVTLQLVAFPQEGFFRYKGAERLMEEALEMGADVVGGIPHFEISYEHGVESLRRIVDMAIKHNVMIDIHCDENDDPNSRFLEVLNALVMEKDYGKYTTASHTCSFGSVDNSYANKMLGLFKESQINFISCPTENAHLQGRGDSYPKRRGLTRVKELLENGNNVAFAQDSIADYWYPLGNGNMMNILDNGIHLAHYTHIDEINKAFNLITYNGANIMRVTDEYGIEAGKPANFIVLDAQDAYEAIRERSEVLMSVRNGKYLFKREPRRNEIEIDFLKQ; from the coding sequence ATGAAAAAGTTTATTAATGCGACTATATATGGGGATTCGGAATCCCGTGAATTTTTAGTGGAAAATGGCCAGTTTAAAGAAATTGGCAACGACTTACATGGAGCAGATGAAGTAATTGATTTACAAGGCCGTTTAGTGCTGCCTCCTTACGTTGATCCGCATTTACATTTAGACTACATTTTCTCAGGCCTTGGAGAAGGAAATGCGAACGTTTCAGGTACATTATTTGAAGGTATACAGCGCTGGAGTGATAATAAGAAATCACTGACTGAAGTAATGGTGCGCGAGCGTGCAATTAAAGGAATTCAAAAAGAATTAAGTAAAGGCGTTCAATTTATCCGTACACATGTAGATATTACTGACCCTAATTTAACAGGGATGAAAGCTTTAGTTAAACTGCGTGATGAATTGAAAGATATTGTTACCTTACAGCTTGTAGCATTTCCTCAAGAAGGATTCTTCAGATATAAAGGGGCAGAACGTTTAATGGAGGAAGCACTTGAAATGGGTGCTGACGTCGTTGGCGGGATTCCGCACTTTGAGATATCCTATGAACATGGTGTGGAATCATTGCGGCGTATTGTCGACATGGCAATAAAGCACAATGTGATGATTGATATTCACTGTGATGAAAACGATGATCCAAATAGCCGATTCTTAGAAGTGTTGAACGCACTCGTTATGGAAAAAGACTATGGTAAATATACCACAGCCAGTCATACATGCAGCTTCGGTTCAGTTGATAACAGTTATGCAAATAAAATGTTAGGGTTATTTAAAGAATCGCAGATAAACTTTATTTCCTGCCCAACCGAAAACGCACATCTGCAAGGACGCGGTGACAGTTATCCTAAACGCCGCGGCTTAACCCGGGTAAAAGAGTTGTTGGAAAATGGAAATAACGTCGCATTTGCTCAAGATTCAATTGCGGATTACTGGTATCCGTTAGGCAATGGAAATATGATGAATATTTTAGACAATGGAATTCATTTAGCACATTATACACATATTGATGAAATTAATAAGGCGTTCAATCTCATCACATACAACGGCGCAAATATTATGAGGGTTACTGATGAGTATGGTATTGAAGCAGGAAAACCGGCTAATTTTATCGTGCTGGATGCACAAGACGCGTATGAAGCAATTCGCGAGCGATCGGAAGTACTAATGTCCGTCAGGAATGGCAAGTATTTATTCAAACGTGAACCGCGAAGAAATGAAATAGAAATAGATTTCTTAAAACAATAA
- a CDS encoding pseudouridine synthase — protein sequence MRLNQYISSSGFCSRRQAERYITAEKVLVNGIVASHVYFVQDDDQVEVDGHRITHTVETVYIMLNKPRGIICTASPAVSDNILDFVSYPERIFPVGRLDKETEGLILLTNDGSIVNALMRVENNQEKEYIVTVDRIITDEFITNLSSGVDIYNPKKKDYTRTNPCRVIQLDEYSFRMTLSQGLNRQIRRMCRRYQYTVTRLQRVRIKNIQLGSLERGHWRYLTDEEIAGLKV from the coding sequence TTGAGGTTGAATCAATACATTAGTTCTTCAGGATTCTGTTCCAGAAGACAGGCAGAGCGGTATATTACTGCTGAAAAAGTTCTGGTAAACGGAATAGTTGCGTCTCATGTTTATTTTGTTCAAGATGATGACCAGGTCGAAGTTGACGGTCATAGAATCACACATACTGTTGAAACAGTTTATATTATGCTGAATAAACCGCGTGGAATTATTTGTACAGCATCTCCTGCTGTTTCGGATAATATTTTAGACTTTGTATCCTATCCGGAACGCATCTTTCCAGTAGGGCGTCTGGATAAAGAAACAGAAGGCCTCATTTTATTAACAAATGACGGAAGTATTGTAAACGCATTAATGAGAGTGGAAAACAATCAGGAAAAAGAGTATATCGTAACTGTCGACAGAATCATCACAGATGAATTTATTACAAATTTATCAAGCGGCGTAGATATTTATAACCCGAAAAAGAAAGACTATACGAGAACCAATCCTTGCCGTGTCATTCAGCTGGATGAATACTCATTCCGTATGACGCTTTCACAAGGATTGAACCGGCAAATCCGCAGAATGTGCAGACGATATCAATATACCGTCACGCGCCTGCAAAGAGTCCGGATCAAAAACATTCAACTTGGTTCGCTGGAGCGCGGTCACTGGCGCTATTTAACTGATGAGGAAATTGCAGGACTCAAAGTGTAA
- a CDS encoding sulfite exporter TauE/SafE family protein → MWNLLIFSLLAGVVASVILVPILSVTAKKESLSFNRWTALVMITAISTIGVFIFYYVTNLDRNWTSLWALLLVAAIAGAVVSTGIERKVKMIVSLAALMIGAYVLSAPLFNANKKYDIVEMSQKVEITAFDETKTPASVPPKFARNKMKKAFGQVPNTSYYELGHLQIQRVNNQFVYIAPVEFSGFFKWFNGKTTPGYFTMSATDSADNPKFIQSEMAYTPSSFFHKKVDRKMRMEMPDLIFYGDVQLEVDDEGKPHYIRTYGEFISARNGFNAKGIVMLDPETGATKKFALQDIPEFINGAVSPEAVSLQNSYFGNYIHGFWNSLVGKKDVKIPSDEGTEANVSPIFDADGHMYYFTDFTSPKEGVDSMLGYSLTDGRTGKATYYTGNLEESYMDSQGALQIIEKKFIEKKWSGEMPVLYNFYGEASWLTPVLDSNGFLQNYFIVSAANPEISVFANSPNEALKLYKTALQRGGSTVDGSSGAEEAKANITVTRVFKERVGDFTLVSILAEDGRNFLVSSELEPLSIYIEAGDQLSITYLETGELFLPVKIVKNNSMK, encoded by the coding sequence ATGTGGAATTTGCTGATATTTTCATTACTTGCGGGTGTTGTCGCCAGTGTTATTCTGGTTCCAATCCTTTCTGTAACTGCAAAAAAAGAATCCTTGTCTTTTAACCGCTGGACTGCTTTGGTGATGATCACAGCGATTAGCACAATTGGTGTCTTTATCTTTTATTACGTAACGAATCTAGATCGTAATTGGACCTCACTTTGGGCATTGCTGCTCGTTGCCGCAATTGCAGGCGCAGTTGTTTCGACAGGTATCGAACGCAAAGTGAAAATGATCGTATCGCTGGCCGCACTGATGATTGGTGCATATGTGTTAAGTGCACCGCTATTCAACGCGAATAAAAAGTATGACATAGTGGAAATGTCCCAAAAAGTAGAGATTACTGCATTTGACGAAACGAAAACACCGGCCAGTGTACCTCCGAAATTTGCGCGAAATAAAATGAAAAAGGCTTTTGGTCAGGTGCCCAATACGAGCTATTATGAGCTGGGTCATTTACAGATTCAAAGAGTAAATAATCAATTTGTGTATATTGCCCCTGTTGAATTTTCAGGTTTTTTTAAATGGTTTAATGGAAAAACGACACCGGGTTATTTTACGATGAGCGCAACAGATTCAGCGGATAATCCGAAATTTATCCAATCGGAAATGGCCTACACACCATCATCTTTTTTCCATAAAAAAGTGGACCGTAAAATGCGGATGGAAATGCCGGATTTAATATTTTATGGAGACGTACAATTGGAAGTCGATGATGAAGGAAAGCCGCATTATATTCGCACATACGGTGAATTCATATCTGCGCGGAACGGGTTCAATGCTAAAGGAATTGTGATGCTGGATCCTGAAACGGGTGCAACGAAAAAGTTTGCGCTGCAGGATATTCCTGAATTTATTAATGGAGCGGTTTCCCCTGAAGCAGTAAGCCTTCAAAATAGTTATTTTGGAAATTATATTCATGGTTTCTGGAATTCACTAGTCGGGAAAAAAGATGTGAAGATTCCTTCAGATGAAGGTACGGAAGCAAATGTCAGCCCTATTTTTGATGCGGATGGACATATGTATTACTTCACTGATTTCACTAGCCCCAAAGAAGGCGTTGATTCAATGCTTGGCTATTCATTAACAGATGGGCGGACTGGGAAAGCAACGTATTATACGGGAAATCTGGAAGAATCATATATGGATTCCCAAGGGGCTCTTCAGATCATTGAAAAGAAGTTTATAGAAAAGAAATGGAGCGGAGAAATGCCGGTTCTGTACAACTTTTATGGTGAAGCCAGCTGGTTAACGCCGGTACTTGATTCGAATGGATTTCTGCAAAACTACTTCATCGTATCCGCTGCAAATCCTGAGATCTCTGTATTTGCAAATTCACCGAATGAAGCGTTGAAATTGTATAAAACGGCACTTCAACGGGGCGGCAGTACAGTTGATGGAAGTTCCGGTGCAGAAGAAGCGAAGGCAAATATTACAGTTACACGCGTATTCAAAGAACGGGTCGGTGATTTCACGCTAGTCTCTATCCTGGCAGAAGATGGCCGCAATTTCCTGGTATCATCAGAACTAGAGCCGCTGTCAATTTATATTGAAGCAGGCGATCAGCTGTCTATAACGTATTTAGAAACGGGAGAACTGTTCCTGCCTGTAAAAATAGTAAAAAATAATAGTATGAAATAA
- a CDS encoding low specificity L-threonine aldolase — protein sequence MIRFDNDYTEGAHERILQRLIETNEEQTAGYGTDEHCEVAREYIRRECGAEDADIHFLVGGTQTNTTIIASILRPHQGAISAVSGHIASHETGAIEAAGHKVLTLPSEDGKISAAQVKDLYDAHFTDDSQVHMVQPGLVYISNPTEFGTTYNKAELEALRDVCRECKLPLIMDGARLGYGLASADNNLTLADYARLCDVFYIGGTKIGAMFGEAVVIINESLKKDFRYFIKQRGGLLAKGRLLGIQFETLFEDGLYYEVSKHAVEMASIIREAFIENGFTLRYDSPTNQQFPILPDYVVTELSKKYSFTHWEKFDATHSTIRICTSWATKREHVDMLINDLHHICVTSS from the coding sequence ATGATACGATTTGATAATGATTATACAGAAGGAGCACATGAACGCATTTTACAACGATTGATCGAGACGAACGAAGAACAGACGGCCGGATATGGAACAGATGAACACTGCGAAGTTGCCCGTGAATATATCCGCAGAGAGTGCGGAGCTGAAGATGCAGATATACATTTCCTAGTAGGCGGGACTCAAACGAACACTACGATTATCGCGTCAATATTGCGTCCCCATCAAGGCGCAATATCTGCAGTCAGCGGACATATCGCATCGCATGAAACGGGAGCCATTGAAGCTGCGGGACATAAAGTGCTGACTTTGCCGAGTGAAGACGGTAAAATTAGTGCGGCGCAAGTGAAAGATTTATATGACGCGCATTTTACTGATGATTCCCAAGTGCATATGGTGCAGCCAGGTTTAGTTTACATTTCTAACCCTACTGAATTTGGTACCACGTATAATAAAGCTGAATTAGAAGCCTTACGTGACGTTTGCAGGGAATGTAAGCTGCCGTTAATCATGGACGGCGCCAGACTGGGCTACGGGTTAGCTTCTGCCGATAATAATCTGACGTTAGCGGACTATGCCAGATTATGTGATGTGTTTTATATTGGCGGTACGAAAATAGGTGCCATGTTTGGTGAGGCAGTCGTGATCATAAACGAATCATTAAAGAAAGATTTTCGATACTTTATCAAACAGCGCGGCGGTTTGCTGGCTAAAGGCAGATTATTAGGGATACAATTTGAAACCCTATTTGAAGATGGTTTGTATTACGAAGTTTCAAAACACGCTGTGGAAATGGCTTCGATTATTCGGGAGGCATTTATTGAGAATGGATTTACATTGCGTTATGATTCTCCGACAAATCAACAATTCCCGATTTTACCTGATTATGTCGTGACAGAATTAAGTAAAAAGTATTCCTTCACCCATTGGGAAAAATTTGACGCGACCCACAGTACGATTAGAATCTGTACTAGCTGGGCTACAAAAAGAGAGCATGTAGACATGCTGATAAATGATTTACATCATATATGCGTTACTTCATCATAA
- a CDS encoding YnfA family protein, whose translation MFKVAVIFILAGLAEIGGGYLIWQWLREGKSAVLGLLGGIALILYGVIVTFQMFPSFGRVYAAYGGVFVFLSVLWGWGIDKKTPDVYDFLGAAICLIGVSVILFAPRQ comes from the coding sequence ATGTTTAAGGTGGCTGTCATTTTCATTTTAGCTGGCTTAGCTGAAATTGGCGGAGGTTATCTTATTTGGCAATGGCTGAGGGAGGGGAAATCCGCTGTTTTAGGACTGTTAGGGGGAATCGCCTTAATTTTATACGGTGTAATCGTCACCTTCCAAATGTTCCCGTCATTTGGAAGGGTGTACGCTGCCTACGGAGGGGTTTTTGTTTTTCTGTCCGTATTATGGGGATGGGGTATTGATAAAAAAACGCCAGATGTGTACGACTTTCTAGGTGCAGCAATCTGTCTGATCGGTGTTTCAGTAATCCTATTTGCGCCGCGCCAATAA
- a CDS encoding EAL domain-containing protein, with translation MENVDKDTFYNSMFENNPDIVLYLNSDNLIDHANKNLEILIGYSVEEVLNTPLTGYFLTDERINYQENLTKVLDGKTKSMESFLVHRNGKSIPIHITLIPAIIEGNVTGVFGIVKDQAEARKIENQLLESEEKFRGIVEEALAGVFILLDGNLLYGNPYYHQLLGTKYPDTGFSVFHYVHPEDLSELQSDFDWLQGKEEGLTHYTRVLRENGSVIKVELHSKMIHIDKGPIILGTAIDITERERSWEQINYLAYYDQLTELPNRKSFEENLEKELLIAETLDQRLAIVYLDLDRFKYTNNTLGHRVGDELLKAIAKRLTAVLGDEHQLYRMSGDEFAIISPDCKTSNRVIETVNQIISSMEEEFTIDPYRLFMTASFGISMFPTDGKDSISLMKNADIALHHAERKGKSTFKIYSSTMDIRKFRAFKLGADIRQALEENQLEYYFQPKVSTKNYEIVGAEALIRWNHPEWGILSPDEFIPIIEEQGLTAEVGREMNKRAAQQMKKWQEMGLPSIPLSVNISAKQFMDKSLVEDFQEILTDAQLGSEFIEIEIVETSMLENEKIVLSTLSDLISTGVTISLDDFGTGYSSLSSLTKFNKYIHTLKIDRSFVADLSTDDENETNLITQAIITLAESLNMSVVAEGVETYEQYHILKQMGCKIIQGYLFSKPVPADEFEELLRMKTINIPNEHTSENEVFEEKRKFFRVPLHYPLSGSMTLTRINGRAVDVGKTAVLIENIGMGGLRFLTDLKLTVNPNIILKFETYIFGETITLLGSIVWMNEIKPDIYQYGLEFTINESERAMITLVLHKLAIELRRNSLVPDCSFETGNRYTFIKKLRG, from the coding sequence ATGGAAAATGTAGATAAAGATACATTTTATAACTCCATGTTTGAGAATAATCCTGATATTGTACTTTATTTAAATAGTGATAATCTAATAGATCATGCAAATAAGAATTTAGAAATACTGATCGGTTATTCAGTTGAAGAAGTTTTGAACACACCGCTAACCGGCTATTTCCTGACTGACGAACGGATAAATTATCAGGAAAACCTCACAAAAGTTCTTGACGGAAAAACAAAGAGCATGGAATCTTTTCTAGTTCATAGAAACGGAAAGAGTATACCGATTCATATTACCCTTATTCCCGCGATTATAGAGGGAAATGTAACCGGTGTGTTTGGAATTGTGAAAGATCAAGCGGAAGCCAGGAAAATTGAAAATCAATTGCTGGAGTCCGAGGAGAAATTCAGGGGTATTGTGGAAGAAGCTTTGGCAGGTGTGTTTATTTTACTGGATGGGAATCTCTTGTACGGTAATCCATACTATCATCAGCTTCTCGGAACTAAATATCCTGACACCGGTTTCAGTGTGTTCCATTATGTTCATCCTGAAGATCTAAGTGAACTGCAATCTGACTTCGATTGGCTGCAAGGTAAAGAGGAAGGTCTGACACATTATACTCGCGTTTTGCGTGAGAATGGATCTGTCATAAAAGTCGAATTACATTCCAAAATGATCCATATAGACAAAGGACCGATCATTTTAGGTACAGCCATTGATATTACCGAGAGAGAAAGATCCTGGGAGCAAATTAATTACCTTGCCTACTATGACCAATTAACTGAACTGCCAAATCGAAAATCTTTTGAAGAAAACCTGGAAAAAGAATTACTGATAGCCGAAACATTGGATCAGAGGCTGGCTATTGTGTATCTGGATTTGGACCGATTTAAATATACAAATAATACACTTGGCCATCGTGTCGGAGATGAGTTACTGAAAGCAATTGCCAAACGCTTAACGGCAGTACTTGGGGATGAACACCAACTGTACAGGATGAGCGGTGACGAGTTTGCAATCATTTCTCCCGACTGCAAAACCAGCAATAGAGTAATTGAAACAGTAAACCAAATTATCAGTTCAATGGAAGAAGAATTTACCATAGACCCATACCGGCTTTTTATGACGGCGAGCTTCGGGATCAGTATGTTTCCGACTGATGGTAAGGATTCAATCTCTCTCATGAAAAATGCGGATATAGCCTTGCACCACGCAGAGCGGAAGGGGAAAAGCACCTTTAAAATATATTCTTCTACTATGGATATCAGGAAATTCAGAGCCTTTAAGTTAGGGGCAGACATTCGGCAAGCGCTTGAAGAGAATCAGCTGGAATATTACTTTCAGCCAAAGGTCAGTACAAAAAATTACGAAATTGTCGGCGCTGAAGCGTTAATTAGATGGAATCACCCGGAATGGGGAATTCTGTCTCCAGACGAATTCATCCCGATTATAGAAGAACAAGGATTGACAGCTGAAGTAGGCCGTGAAATGAATAAGAGGGCAGCTCAACAAATGAAGAAGTGGCAAGAAATGGGTTTGCCGTCAATTCCTCTTTCAGTGAACATATCGGCAAAACAATTTATGGATAAAAGTCTTGTTGAGGACTTCCAGGAGATTTTGACGGATGCCCAGCTTGGATCCGAATTTATCGAAATAGAAATTGTTGAGACTTCGATGTTAGAAAATGAGAAGATTGTGCTGTCAACTTTAAGTGACTTGATCAGCACAGGAGTAACTATCTCCTTGGATGATTTCGGGACAGGTTATTCCTCACTGTCTTCTTTAACCAAGTTTAATAAATACATCCATACATTGAAAATTGATCGTTCTTTTGTAGCTGACTTAAGCACCGATGATGAAAATGAAACGAATCTTATTACTCAGGCTATAATTACACTTGCCGAAAGCCTGAACATGAGCGTTGTAGCTGAAGGCGTAGAAACATATGAACAATATCATATTCTAAAACAAATGGGATGTAAGATTATTCAGGGCTATTTATTCTCAAAGCCTGTACCCGCTGATGAATTTGAAGAATTATTAAGGATGAAGACTATTAATATACCAAATGAGCATACATCAGAAAATGAAGTGTTCGAAGAAAAAAGAAAATTTTTCCGGGTTCCTCTTCATTACCCGCTAAGCGGTTCAATGACTCTCACACGCATCAATGGCCGTGCGGTGGATGTAGGCAAAACAGCAGTATTAATCGAAAATATCGGAATGGGCGGCCTTCGCTTTTTAACGGATTTAAAGCTCACAGTAAATCCCAATATCATTCTGAAATTTGAGACGTATATATTCGGAGAAACAATTACGCTGCTTGGCTCAATTGTATGGATGAATGAAATTAAACCGGATATTTATCAATATGGTTTGGAATTCACCATTAATGAAAGTGAACGGGCAATGATTACCCTTGTTTTACACAAATTGGCTATAGAACTTCGAAGGAATTCTTTAGTCCCTGACTGTAGTTTTGAAACCGGGAATCGTTATACTTTTATTAAAAAATTACGCGGCTGA
- a CDS encoding VOC family protein, producing the protein MKSATPFLMFQDGTAEEFMNVYTSLIEDSEIKHITKYGAEGPGEDGTVMQAVFTLKGQEFMCIDSHVKHEFTFTPSFSICLTCDTEEEIDRLYNKMMENGTALMPINNYGFSKKFGWLNDHFGVSWQLNLPE; encoded by the coding sequence ATGAAGAGTGCAACACCATTTTTAATGTTTCAGGACGGTACAGCAGAAGAATTTATGAACGTTTACACATCGCTTATAGAGGATTCAGAAATTAAACATATTACAAAATACGGAGCTGAAGGTCCCGGAGAAGATGGTACAGTTATGCAGGCTGTATTTACGTTAAAAGGACAGGAATTCATGTGTATAGACAGTCATGTGAAACATGAGTTTACTTTTACTCCGTCATTTTCCATCTGCCTTACCTGTGACACCGAAGAAGAAATAGACAGGCTTTATAATAAAATGATGGAAAACGGCACAGCGCTTATGCCTATAAATAACTATGGATTCAGTAAAAAATTTGGATGGCTGAATGATCATTTCGGTGTATCCTGGCAGTTGAATTTGCCTGAGTGA
- a CDS encoding DUF4825 domain-containing protein has translation MKQITALLSFLLLAILFISGCNTRSADEDVFIFKGSYVGDNSAVGNIVNHLRFAGHFKEFELKTKEEPYGIVLNYDEAETEQHNKETAIYNATFLFALIQNADWIICNFDGEEYKITKEDLQSWYGEDFSAFESEDELKTFIQKHLDDKDKLNQIFV, from the coding sequence ATGAAGCAAATAACTGCACTTCTGTCTTTTTTATTGTTGGCAATTTTATTTATAAGCGGGTGTAATACAAGAAGTGCGGATGAAGATGTATTTATATTTAAAGGATCATATGTCGGAGACAACAGTGCGGTGGGGAACATTGTAAACCACCTGAGGTTTGCGGGCCATTTCAAAGAATTTGAACTTAAGACAAAAGAAGAACCGTATGGCATTGTATTGAATTATGATGAAGCGGAAACAGAACAACACAATAAAGAGACGGCTATTTATAACGCCACATTTTTATTTGCGCTGATTCAGAATGCTGACTGGATCATCTGTAACTTTGATGGTGAAGAGTACAAAATAACAAAAGAAGATCTGCAAAGCTGGTACGGAGAAGATTTCAGCGCATTTGAAAGTGAAGACGAACTAAAAACATTCATACAAAAACATTTGGATGATAAAGATAAATTGAACCAGATATTCGTTTAA